Proteins encoded in a region of the Salipiger sp. CCB-MM3 genome:
- a CDS encoding GNAT family N-acetyltransferase gives MKSLHLAGPDDLERLLPMVASFQTERAGQQPDEEHLSAALTPLLEGAPQGAIWLIGPRKAPVGYVVAAFGWSVESGGLTATLDQIYVRPAVRRRGMGSEALFQLTQALRQGGVTALQMEVSASDEPLLRFCRRARLQDRDGAMLMRCAL, from the coding sequence ATGAAATCCCTGCATCTTGCCGGCCCCGACGACCTCGAGCGGCTGCTGCCCATGGTGGCCAGTTTTCAGACCGAACGCGCCGGGCAGCAGCCCGACGAAGAGCATCTCTCCGCCGCCCTGACGCCGCTGCTGGAAGGCGCGCCGCAGGGCGCGATCTGGCTTATCGGGCCGCGCAAGGCACCGGTGGGCTATGTGGTGGCGGCCTTCGGCTGGTCGGTGGAAAGCGGCGGGCTGACCGCAACGCTCGACCAGATCTACGTGCGCCCCGCGGTGCGCCGCCGCGGCATGGGCAGCGAAGCGCTGTTCCAGCTTACCCAGGCGCTGCGTCAGGGCGGGGTCACGGCGCTGCAGATGGAGGTCTCGGCCAGCGACGAGCCGCTGCTGCGCTTCTGCCGCCGCGCCCGGCTGCAGGACCGGGACGGCGCGATGCTCATGCGCTGCGCGCTCTGA
- a CDS encoding nucleoside hydrolase has protein sequence MARRIIIDTDPGQDDAIAILLALASPELEVLGLTAVAGNVPLALTSRNARMVLELAERTDVPVYAGCDTPLARPLVTAEHVHGKTGLDGPVLPEPQMALQEAHAVDFIIETLRREPAGSVTLCPLGPLTNIATAFRRAPDIIPRVQEIVLMGGAYFEVGNISPAAEFNIFVDPEAAAEVFGAGVPLVVMPLDVTHKALVTPARNEAFRALGSKVGTAVAEMTDFFERFDLEKYGSHGAPLHDPCVTAYLLAPGIFSGRHINVEIETTSELTRGMTVADWWRVSDRAPNATFIGDLDADAFFTLLTERLANL, from the coding sequence ATGGCACGACGCATCATCATAGACACCGATCCGGGACAGGACGACGCGATTGCCATCCTGCTGGCACTGGCCTCGCCCGAGCTAGAGGTTCTGGGGCTGACCGCGGTCGCCGGAAACGTGCCGCTGGCGCTGACCTCGCGGAATGCACGGATGGTGCTGGAACTTGCCGAGCGCACCGATGTGCCGGTCTATGCGGGCTGCGACACGCCGCTCGCGCGCCCGCTGGTCACCGCCGAACATGTGCATGGCAAAACCGGCCTCGACGGACCGGTGCTGCCCGAGCCGCAGATGGCGCTGCAGGAGGCCCATGCGGTGGATTTCATCATCGAGACGCTGCGCCGCGAGCCAGCGGGCAGCGTCACCCTCTGCCCGCTGGGGCCGCTGACCAATATCGCCACCGCCTTCCGCCGCGCGCCGGACATCATCCCGCGTGTGCAGGAGATCGTGCTCATGGGCGGCGCCTATTTCGAGGTCGGCAACATCAGCCCCGCCGCCGAGTTCAACATCTTCGTCGATCCCGAAGCGGCCGCCGAGGTGTTTGGCGCAGGCGTGCCGCTGGTGGTCATGCCGCTCGACGTCACCCATAAGGCGCTGGTCACCCCCGCCCGCAACGAGGCCTTCCGCGCCTTGGGCAGCAAAGTCGGCACGGCGGTCGCCGAGATGACCGATTTCTTCGAGCGCTTCGATCTGGAGAAATACGGATCGCACGGCGCGCCGCTGCATGATCCCTGCGTCACCGCCTATCTGCTTGCGCCCGGCATCTTCTCGGGGCGGCACATCAACGTCGAGATCGAGACCACATCGGAACTGACCCGCGGCATGACCGTCGCCGACTGGTGGCGGGTCTCTGATCGCGCGCCCAATGCCACTTTCATCGGCGATCTCGATGCCGATGCCTTTTTCACCCTGCTGACCGAAAGACTGGCCAACCTATGA
- the zwf gene encoding glucose-6-phosphate dehydrogenase, translating to MVSRVIPVDPFDLVIFGGTGDLARRKILPGLFRRYCSGQMPAGSRVIGAARSEISVDEFRDMVREAIREFSKAKCDDAALEEFLGLLNYVAVDARGEGGWDELKSALRDDEDIVRAFYFSVGPSLFGDLAEGLRSHGLTNPAVRIVVEKPFGHDLESARALNEELARHFHETQIYRIDHYLGKETVQNLMAVRFGNMLFEPLWNAQYVDHIQITVAETVGVAGRGSYYDKSGAMRDMVQNHLMQLLCLIAMEPPARFEPDSVRDEKLKVIRALDPVDPESIVRGQYTSDGEMSSYREDVENPASKTESFIAMKCYISNWRWANTPFYLRTGKRLAAQASEIAVVFKDAPHSIFGMDAGRHRNMLSIRLQPNEGMTLGVTIKEPGPGGMRLVDVPLDMSFADALGPDAEDAPDAYERLIMDVIRGNQTLFMRGDEVEAAWAWTDPLIEGWERRGDHPKPYDAGSTGPDDAAFLINKDGRRWRAIKT from the coding sequence ATGGTTTCCCGCGTTATTCCCGTCGATCCGTTCGACTTGGTCATTTTTGGGGGCACCGGCGATCTGGCCCGGCGCAAGATCCTGCCCGGCCTGTTCCGCCGCTATTGCTCGGGGCAGATGCCCGCGGGCTCGCGGGTGATCGGTGCCGCGCGCTCGGAGATCAGCGTGGACGAGTTTCGCGACATGGTGCGCGAGGCGATCCGCGAATTCAGCAAGGCCAAATGCGACGATGCCGCGCTGGAGGAGTTCCTTGGCCTGCTCAATTATGTGGCCGTGGACGCCCGCGGTGAGGGCGGCTGGGACGAGCTCAAATCCGCGCTGCGCGACGACGAGGACATCGTGCGCGCCTTCTATTTCTCGGTGGGGCCGAGCCTCTTTGGGGATCTGGCAGAGGGGCTGCGCAGCCACGGGCTGACCAATCCCGCCGTGCGGATCGTTGTCGAGAAGCCCTTTGGCCACGATCTCGAAAGCGCCCGCGCGCTCAATGAGGAACTGGCGCGGCACTTCCACGAGACGCAGATCTACCGCATCGACCATTACCTCGGCAAAGAGACGGTGCAGAACCTCATGGCCGTGCGTTTCGGCAATATGCTGTTCGAGCCGCTGTGGAACGCGCAATACGTCGATCACATCCAGATCACCGTGGCCGAGACCGTCGGCGTGGCCGGGCGCGGCAGCTATTACGACAAGTCGGGCGCCATGCGCGATATGGTGCAGAACCACCTGATGCAGCTTCTGTGCCTGATCGCCATGGAGCCGCCCGCGCGGTTCGAGCCCGATTCAGTGCGCGACGAGAAGCTCAAAGTGATCCGCGCGCTCGATCCGGTGGACCCCGAGAGCATCGTGCGTGGGCAGTATACTTCGGATGGCGAGATGAGTTCTTACCGCGAAGACGTGGAGAACCCCGCCTCGAAGACCGAGAGCTTCATCGCGATGAAGTGCTATATCTCCAACTGGCGGTGGGCGAACACGCCGTTCTATCTGCGGACCGGCAAGCGGCTGGCGGCGCAGGCGTCTGAGATCGCCGTTGTGTTCAAGGACGCGCCGCATTCGATCTTTGGCATGGACGCGGGGCGGCATCGCAACATGCTGTCGATCCGCCTGCAGCCGAACGAGGGCATGACGCTTGGCGTCACCATCAAAGAGCCGGGTCCGGGCGGGATGCGTCTGGTGGATGTGCCGCTGGATATGTCCTTTGCCGATGCGCTGGGGCCGGATGCCGAGGATGCGCCGGACGCCTACGAGCGGCTGATCATGGATGTGATCCGTGGCAACCAGACGCTGTTCATGCGCGGCGACGAGGTCGAGGCCGCTTGGGCGTGGACCGATCCGCTGATCGAGGGCTGGGAGCGCCGCGGCGATCACCCCAAACCCTATGACGCGGGCAGCACCGGGCCGGATGACGCGGCCTTCCTGATCAACAAGGACGGCCGCCGCTGGCGGGCGATCAAGACATGA
- the pgl gene encoding 6-phosphogluconolactonase, protein MTYEFREYPDREMLAIDLANMIAGELRAQLDHSKRVSLAVPGGTSPGPIFDALSATSLDWDRVDVLLGDERWVPETSERSNTRLLRERLLTGKAAAATLLPLYAEAETPEEKLADLAEAIESALPLGVVLLGMGADLHTASIFPGADKLAEALSPKAPVLLPMRAPGAPEPRITLTAPVLDGALSKHVLIYGAEKRAALEKAKGLPAEEAPINAVLDQAVVHWAE, encoded by the coding sequence ATGACCTACGAATTCCGAGAATACCCCGACCGCGAGATGCTGGCCATTGATCTGGCCAATATGATCGCCGGAGAACTGCGCGCGCAGCTGGATCATTCCAAGCGGGTGTCGCTGGCGGTGCCCGGCGGCACCTCGCCGGGGCCGATCTTTGACGCGCTGAGCGCCACTTCGCTCGACTGGGACCGTGTGGACGTGCTGCTGGGCGACGAACGCTGGGTGCCCGAAACCTCCGAGCGGTCGAACACGCGCCTGCTGCGCGAGCGGCTCCTTACCGGCAAGGCGGCGGCGGCAACACTGCTGCCGCTCTACGCCGAGGCCGAGACCCCCGAGGAGAAGCTTGCCGATCTGGCCGAGGCGATCGAATCTGCGCTGCCGCTGGGTGTCGTGCTGCTGGGGATGGGGGCCGATCTGCATACCGCCTCGATCTTCCCCGGGGCCGACAAGCTCGCAGAGGCGCTGTCGCCCAAGGCGCCGGTGCTGCTGCCCATGCGCGCGCCCGGTGCGCCCGAGCCGCGCATCACGCTGACCGCCCCCGTGCTCGACGGGGCGCTCAGCAAACATGTGCTCATCTATGGCGCCGAGAAACGCGCGGCCCTCGAAAAGGCCAAGGGCCTGCCTGCCGAAGAGGCGCCGATCAATGCGGTGCTCGATCAGGCGGTGGTACACTGGGCCGAGTGA
- the pgi gene encoding glucose-6-phosphate isomerase, whose product MWDDLKRLAAARDGRRIDALFTEDADRAQTFSVEAEGMLFDYSKTQIDDEVLAALLAVAQNANVASRREAMFGGAKINETEGRAVLHTALRNLAGTPVEVDGTDVMPQVLDTLSRMEALAKDVRGSAITDVVNIGIGGSDLGPKMGTIALAPHHDGPRCHFVSNVDGADIADALAHCQPETTLFIIASKTFTTIETMTNARTAWDWLEAKGVSTEGKFVALSSNAEKAGEWGIPASRVFGFEDWVGGRYSMWGPIGLSMMIAVGPENFRAFLSGGQAMDDHFRSAPLEANMPVLLALVGMWHNQVLGHATRAVLPYENRLARLPAYLQQLEMESNGKSVAMDGETLAFDSGPVVWGEPGTNGQHAFYQLIHQGTRVIPCEFMVGARGHEPNLRHHHELLLANCLAQSEALMRGRDLDEARSKVAGKFEGAELERQAKHRVFPGNRPSTTLMYQQLDPRTLGMIVALYEHRVFVEGLILDINSYDQWGVELGKELATALGPIVSGQASADEKDGSTRQLVAFAQRNV is encoded by the coding sequence ATGTGGGATGACCTGAAACGCCTCGCGGCAGCACGTGACGGCCGCCGGATCGATGCGCTCTTTACCGAAGATGCCGACCGGGCGCAGACCTTCTCGGTCGAGGCCGAGGGCATGCTCTTCGACTACTCCAAGACGCAGATCGACGATGAGGTGCTGGCCGCGCTTCTGGCGGTGGCGCAGAATGCCAATGTCGCGTCGCGGCGTGAGGCGATGTTCGGCGGTGCCAAGATCAACGAGACCGAGGGCAGGGCGGTTCTGCACACCGCGCTGCGCAACCTCGCGGGCACGCCGGTCGAGGTGGACGGTACCGACGTCATGCCGCAGGTGCTGGACACGCTGTCGCGCATGGAGGCGCTGGCCAAGGACGTGCGCGGCTCGGCGATTACCGATGTGGTGAACATCGGCATCGGCGGCTCTGATCTGGGGCCAAAGATGGGGACCATTGCGCTCGCGCCACACCATGACGGTCCGCGCTGCCATTTCGTCTCGAACGTCGATGGCGCCGATATCGCCGACGCGCTGGCGCATTGTCAGCCCGAGACCACGCTCTTCATCATCGCGTCCAAGACCTTCACCACCATCGAGACCATGACCAACGCGCGCACCGCCTGGGACTGGCTCGAGGCGAAGGGCGTGTCGACCGAGGGCAAATTCGTGGCTCTGTCGTCCAACGCCGAGAAGGCGGGCGAATGGGGCATCCCGGCGTCGCGCGTCTTCGGCTTCGAGGATTGGGTCGGCGGGCGCTATTCCATGTGGGGCCCGATCGGCCTTTCGATGATGATCGCCGTGGGGCCGGAAAACTTCCGCGCCTTCCTAAGCGGCGGGCAGGCGATGGACGATCACTTCCGCAGCGCTCCGCTCGAGGCCAATATGCCGGTGCTGCTGGCGCTGGTGGGCATGTGGCACAATCAGGTGCTGGGCCATGCGACCCGCGCCGTGCTGCCCTATGAGAACCGCCTTGCGCGGCTGCCCGCCTACCTTCAACAGCTGGAGATGGAGAGCAACGGCAAGTCGGTGGCGATGGATGGCGAGACGCTGGCCTTTGACAGCGGCCCGGTGGTTTGGGGCGAGCCCGGCACCAACGGCCAGCACGCCTTCTACCAGCTGATCCACCAGGGCACGCGGGTGATCCCCTGTGAGTTCATGGTCGGCGCGCGCGGCCACGAGCCGAACCTGCGCCATCACCATGAGCTGCTGCTGGCCAATTGCCTCGCGCAGTCCGAGGCGCTGATGCGTGGCCGCGATCTCGACGAGGCGCGGAGCAAAGTCGCGGGCAAATTTGAAGGCGCGGAACTGGAGCGTCAGGCCAAGCACCGGGTGTTCCCCGGCAACCGTCCCTCGACCACGCTGATGTACCAGCAGCTCGATCCGCGTACCCTTGGCATGATCGTCGCGCTCTACGAGCATCGGGTGTTTGTCGAAGGGCTGATCCTCGATATCAACTCCTACGATCAATGGGGCGTGGAACTGGGCAAAGAGCTGGCAACGGCGCTCGGCCCGATCGTTTCGGGGCAGGCCAGCGCCGACGAAAAGGACGGCTCGACCCGCCAACTCGTCGCATTCGCGCAGCGGAATGTCTGA
- a CDS encoding PRC-barrel domain-containing protein: MKRLTTTAALIALTAGTAAYADNHNMDAAKDNADAAMQNAEQAMENTGDAIENETKEAVAEGEQAMEEAGDAMAEAGDEMKQEANEMGNEMAQAVDGPFGADSDGLIRTRDITGGTVYAIDADGEATDWDESMSYDAVSEEWDNVGEIEDIVLNADGSFRGIVAEVGGFLDIGDKHVLLEIDNAKFVPIDDGSYSVVTNMTSEELESLEDIDEGPMN; this comes from the coding sequence ATGAAACGTCTTACCACCACTGCCGCCCTCATCGCCCTCACTGCGGGTACCGCTGCTTATGCGGACAACCACAACATGGACGCCGCGAAGGACAACGCCGACGCCGCCATGCAGAACGCCGAGCAGGCGATGGAGAACACCGGCGACGCGATCGAAAACGAAACCAAAGAAGCTGTCGCCGAAGGCGAGCAGGCCATGGAAGAGGCCGGCGATGCGATGGCCGAAGCTGGCGACGAGATGAAGCAGGAAGCCAACGAGATGGGCAATGAGATGGCTCAGGCCGTTGACGGCCCGTTCGGCGCCGACTCCGATGGCCTGATCCGCACCCGCGACATCACCGGCGGCACCGTCTACGCCATCGACGCCGACGGCGAAGCGACCGACTGGGACGAGTCGATGTCCTATGACGCCGTCTCGGAAGAATGGGACAACGTGGGCGAGATCGAAGACATCGTTCTCAACGCCGACGGCTCGTTCCGTGGCATCGTGGCCGAGGTTGGCGGTTTCCTCGACATCGGCGACAAGCACGTGCTGCTTGAGATCGACAACGCCAAGTTCGTTCCGATCGACGACGGTTCCTACTCGGTGGTCACCAACATGACCTCGGAAGAGCTGGAGAGCCTTGAAGACATCGACGAAGGCCCGATGAACTAA
- a CDS encoding cupin domain-containing protein yields MTAEEIIALLELSPHPEGGHYRQTWIAEGEGAARPAGTCIYFLLKAGERSHWHRVDAAEIWHYYAGAPLELSMAASDAGPRQDHLLGPDLAAGARPQLLVQQGHWQAARSLGDWTLVGCTVSPAFRFEGFELAAPGFDIL; encoded by the coding sequence ATGACCGCCGAAGAGATCATCGCGCTCCTAGAGCTTTCGCCGCATCCCGAGGGCGGGCACTATCGCCAGACGTGGATCGCCGAAGGAGAGGGTGCGGCGCGTCCGGCGGGCACCTGCATCTATTTTCTGCTGAAGGCCGGAGAGCGCAGTCATTGGCACCGGGTGGATGCCGCAGAGATCTGGCATTACTACGCGGGCGCACCTTTGGAGCTGTCGATGGCCGCCAGCGATGCCGGTCCGCGGCAGGATCATCTGCTGGGCCCGGATCTCGCCGCTGGCGCACGCCCGCAGCTCCTCGTGCAGCAGGGCCATTGGCAGGCCGCACGCAGCTTGGGGGACTGGACATTGGTGGGCTGCACTGTCTCGCCCGCGTTTCGCTTCGAGGGGTTCGAACTTGCCGCTCCGGGGTTCGATATCCTCTGA
- a CDS encoding holin-associated N-acetylmuramidase yields the protein MSDDTEVRRMAEDIVAREGGYVNDPDDPGGATNHGVTLGTLRQLGRDMDGDGDIDAQDVQQLQPSDATEIFLRHYFHGPGISRLPALLQPSVFDMYVNAGGGAVKLLQRLLCDMDQSVSVDGVIGPQTEAAAARAASEAPEHIADAYGIARRNYYFALADRRPASRKFARSRAGGKGGWIRRAEGFISPRFHLTQAQFEARTAAWGATG from the coding sequence ATGAGCGACGACACAGAGGTCCGCCGCATGGCCGAAGACATCGTCGCCCGTGAGGGCGGCTATGTGAATGATCCCGACGATCCCGGCGGCGCCACCAACCATGGCGTCACCTTGGGCACGCTGCGGCAGTTGGGGCGCGATATGGATGGCGATGGCGATATCGACGCGCAGGATGTGCAGCAGCTGCAGCCCTCGGACGCCACAGAGATCTTTCTGCGGCATTATTTCCACGGCCCCGGCATTTCGCGGCTTCCGGCGCTGCTGCAGCCCTCAGTCTTCGACATGTATGTCAACGCGGGCGGCGGGGCGGTGAAGCTGCTGCAGCGGCTTCTGTGCGATATGGATCAGAGCGTGAGTGTCGACGGGGTGATCGGCCCGCAGACCGAGGCGGCGGCGGCGCGCGCCGCCTCCGAGGCGCCGGAGCATATCGCCGACGCGTACGGTATCGCGCGCCGGAACTATTATTTCGCGCTGGCCGACCGCCGCCCCGCGAGCCGCAAATTCGCGCGCAGCCGGGCAGGCGGCAAGGGGGGCTGGATCCGCCGCGCCGAAGGGTTCATCTCGCCGCGCTTCCATCTCACGCAGGCGCAGTTCGAGGCGCGCACCGCAGCATGGGGGGCGACAGGATGA
- a CDS encoding holin family protein, giving the protein MFQLLFGSGGNVIRDTTEVFRVNAEAEASRRAGLSAAALAQFGQEFARAPATRFDRVIDGVNRVPRPAMALGTLALLASAMAAPEWFAARMMGLALVPEPLWWLLGAVVSFYFGARHQAKGQDLQRQIIAGMAAASAPPIDKAPEAAETDNAALAEWRALRKGT; this is encoded by the coding sequence ATGTTTCAGCTTCTTTTCGGCAGCGGCGGCAATGTGATCCGCGACACCACCGAGGTGTTCCGGGTCAATGCCGAGGCCGAGGCCAGCCGCCGTGCTGGGCTCAGCGCGGCGGCCCTCGCGCAGTTTGGGCAGGAGTTTGCCCGCGCGCCCGCGACGCGCTTTGATCGGGTGATCGACGGGGTGAACCGCGTGCCGCGCCCCGCCATGGCCCTCGGCACGCTGGCGCTTTTGGCCAGTGCCATGGCCGCGCCGGAGTGGTTTGCCGCCCGCATGATGGGCCTTGCGCTTGTGCCCGAGCCGCTCTGGTGGCTGCTGGGCGCGGTGGTCAGCTTCTATTTCGGGGCGCGCCATCAGGCCAAGGGGCAGGATCTGCAGCGCCAGATCATCGCCGGCATGGCCGCCGCCAGCGCGCCGCCCATTGATAAGGCGCCCGAGGCCGCCGAAACCGACAACGCCGCGCTCGCAGAATGGCGCGCGTTGCGCAAAGGCACTTAG
- a CDS encoding YcbK family protein: MTNKTASCISRRGLLGAFAATVVTAAPTYASAAGFLRGAGDVRRLRAYSSRTGETLNMIYWIEGEYIPDALKEISYFMRDWRTNDVKHIDPRTIDIMTAAHNLMDVSEPYMLISGYRCPKTNAMLRARSSGVAKNSRHLKGEAADLRLNSRSVNQMARAASACAAGGVGRYTSSNFVHMDCGPVRSWGS; encoded by the coding sequence ATGACAAACAAGACTGCAAGCTGCATTTCGCGGCGTGGCCTCCTTGGCGCGTTCGCGGCAACCGTCGTCACGGCAGCACCGACTTACGCGAGCGCGGCGGGTTTCCTTCGGGGTGCAGGTGATGTCCGGAGACTCCGGGCGTACTCCTCGCGCACTGGCGAAACGCTCAACATGATCTACTGGATCGAAGGGGAATATATCCCCGATGCGCTGAAAGAGATTTCCTACTTCATGCGCGACTGGCGGACCAACGATGTGAAACACATCGATCCGCGCACCATCGACATCATGACGGCAGCCCATAACCTCATGGACGTGAGCGAGCCTTACATGCTGATCTCGGGCTACCGCTGCCCGAAGACCAACGCGATGCTGCGGGCTCGCTCCTCGGGCGTGGCGAAAAACTCGCGTCACCTCAAGGGCGAAGCGGCCGATCTGCGGCTCAACTCGCGCTCGGTGAACCAAATGGCGCGCGCGGCCTCGGCCTGCGCTGCAGGCGGCGTTGGCCGCTACACCAGCTCGAACTTCGTCCATATGGACTGCGGCCCGGTGCGTAGCTGGGGCAGCTGA
- a CDS encoding L,D-transpeptidase family protein yields the protein MTSALGLTAYRQAVAENLSKDSGMAAFYRSRDFAPIWTGPDDTAALRRAALIEALGTAQAHGLPARRYDLDGLIRRLRHVEGERARGELEVELSRTFLQFASDLQSGILTPNQTDPGIKREAPRRDPKILLEVLAASDPHQVLQHLAPSSDEYARLMRAKMRLEQTVAGGGWGPVVRTAKLEPGQSGGDVVVLRDRLIAMGYLEPTLSASYAGALTSAVKAFQTHHGLAVDGIAGSSTLSQLNISAEQRLEQVLVAMERERWMNLPGGLGKRHITVNLTDFHAKIIDDGKVTFETRAVVGSQESDRRTPEFSDEMNHMVINPSWYVPRSIVVNEYLPLLRRNPGAASHLEITDRQGRRVSRANGFSQYSASSFPFSMRQPPGPRNALGTVKFMFPNKYNIYLHDTPSKSLFDRTTRTFSHGCVRLSDPHDFAYALLARQTADPQGFFQSKLATGREQRVNLDQPVPVHLIYRTAFTTVKGEMEYREDVYGRDARIWEALSAAGVVLAGGPS from the coding sequence ATGACATCCGCGCTTGGCCTGACCGCCTACCGGCAGGCCGTGGCCGAGAATCTGTCGAAAGATTCGGGCATGGCGGCCTTCTATCGCTCGCGCGATTTCGCCCCCATCTGGACCGGCCCCGACGACACGGCGGCGCTGCGCCGCGCGGCACTGATCGAGGCATTGGGCACCGCGCAGGCGCATGGCCTGCCGGCGCGCCGCTATGATCTCGACGGGCTCATCCGCCGCTTGCGTCACGTCGAGGGCGAGCGGGCCCGCGGCGAACTCGAGGTCGAACTGAGCCGCACCTTCCTGCAGTTTGCCTCTGACTTGCAGAGCGGCATCCTGACCCCGAACCAGACCGATCCGGGCATCAAGCGCGAGGCGCCGCGGCGCGATCCGAAGATCCTGCTCGAAGTGCTGGCCGCCAGCGATCCGCATCAGGTGCTGCAGCATCTTGCGCCGTCGTCGGATGAATACGCCCGGCTGATGCGCGCCAAGATGCGCCTCGAACAGACCGTCGCAGGCGGCGGCTGGGGGCCGGTGGTGCGCACCGCCAAGCTCGAGCCGGGGCAGAGCGGCGGCGATGTGGTCGTGCTGCGCGACCGGCTGATTGCCATGGGCTATCTCGAGCCGACGCTCTCGGCCTCTTACGCTGGCGCGCTCACCAGCGCGGTGAAGGCGTTCCAGACCCACCACGGTCTGGCGGTGGACGGCATCGCCGGGTCCAGCACGCTCAGCCAGCTCAACATCAGCGCCGAGCAGCGGCTCGAGCAGGTGCTTGTGGCCATGGAGCGCGAGCGCTGGATGAACCTGCCCGGCGGGCTGGGCAAGCGCCACATCACCGTGAACCTCACCGATTTCCACGCCAAGATTATCGACGACGGCAAAGTAACTTTCGAGACCCGCGCCGTGGTCGGCTCGCAAGAGAGCGACCGGCGCACGCCGGAATTCTCGGATGAGATGAACCATATGGTGATCAACCCGTCGTGGTATGTGCCGCGTTCGATCGTGGTGAATGAATACCTGCCGCTGCTGCGCCGCAATCCCGGTGCCGCCAGCCATCTGGAGATCACCGACCGGCAGGGCCGGCGGGTGAGCCGCGCCAACGGCTTCTCGCAATACAGCGCGTCGAGCTTTCCGTTCTCCATGCGCCAGCCGCCGGGGCCGCGCAACGCGCTGGGGACGGTGAAGTTCATGTTCCCCAACAAATACAACATCTACCTGCACGACACGCCGTCGAAGTCGCTGTTCGACCGAACCACGCGCACCTTCTCGCATGGCTGCGTCCGGCTCAGCGATCCGCATGACTTCGCCTATGCGCTTTTGGCGCGGCAGACCGCCGATCCGCAGGGGTTCTTCCAGTCGAAACTGGCCACCGGGCGCGAACAGCGGGTCAATCTCGACCAGCCGGTGCCGGTGCATCTGATCTATCGCACCGCCTTCACCACGGTGAAGGGCGAGATGGAATACCGCGAGGATGTCTATGGCCGTGATGCGCGGATTTGGGAGGCGCTGAGCGCCGCAGGGGTGGTACTGGCAGGCGGCCCGAGTTAA
- a CDS encoding UDP-3-O-(3-hydroxymyristoyl)glucosamine N-acyltransferase has translation MSLDSTVQSHSIADIAAALGLEAAGDGTILVTSVAEPASAGPDQLALAMKPEFAATLGEGKARAAMLWEGADWQGMGLEAAILAPRPRHALSGLSAMLDRGNGYGEGIHPSAIIDPTAQLGEGVSVGPLAVIGAYAKIGARSIIGPQVFIGEDATIGEEAVIHSGVRIGARCTIGKRFFAQFNCSIGGDGFSYVTPEVSGVEKARASLGEEGTQVAQQWARIHSLGAVTIGDDCEVGANASIDRGSVRDTRIGNGTKIDSLVMIGHNVVVGDNTLICGCCGIAGSTKIGNNVVLAGQTGVSDNIFIGDNVITGGGTKVLSNIPAGRVMLGYPAMKMETHVETYKGLRRLPRLFREVADLKKAVSKLTGSE, from the coding sequence ATGTCCCTAGACAGCACCGTTCAGAGCCACAGCATCGCTGATATCGCCGCCGCGCTTGGCCTCGAGGCCGCGGGCGACGGCACCATTCTTGTCACGTCGGTTGCCGAACCCGCCTCGGCCGGACCCGACCAGCTGGCGCTGGCGATGAAGCCCGAGTTCGCCGCAACCTTGGGTGAGGGCAAGGCGCGCGCCGCCATGCTCTGGGAGGGCGCCGACTGGCAGGGCATGGGCCTTGAGGCGGCGATCCTCGCGCCGCGCCCGCGCCACGCGCTGTCGGGGCTGTCGGCCATGCTCGACCGGGGCAACGGCTATGGCGAGGGCATCCACCCGAGCGCGATCATCGACCCCACGGCACAGCTGGGCGAGGGCGTCTCGGTCGGCCCGCTCGCGGTCATTGGCGCCTATGCCAAGATCGGCGCGCGTTCGATCATCGGCCCGCAGGTCTTTATCGGCGAAGATGCCACCATCGGCGAAGAGGCGGTGATCCACTCGGGCGTGCGCATCGGCGCGCGCTGCACCATCGGCAAGCGCTTCTTCGCGCAGTTCAACTGCTCCATCGGCGGCGACGGCTTCAGCTATGTCACTCCCGAGGTGTCGGGGGTCGAGAAGGCCCGCGCCAGCCTCGGCGAGGAGGGCACGCAGGTCGCGCAGCAGTGGGCACGGATCCACTCGCTCGGCGCGGTCACCATCGGTGACGACTGCGAGGTCGGGGCCAACGCCAGTATCGACCGCGGCTCGGTGCGCGACACGCGCATCGGCAATGGCACCAAGATCGACAGCCTCGTGATGATCGGCCACAACGTGGTGGTGGGTGACAACACGCTGATCTGCGGCTGCTGCGGCATCGCCGGATCGACCAAGATCGGCAATAACGTTGTGCTGGCCGGGCAGACCGGCGTGTCGGACAATATCTTCATCGGCGACAACGTCATCACCGGCGGCGGCACCAAGGTTCTGTCGAACATTCCGGCGGGCCGCGTGATGCTGGGCTACCCGGCGATGAAGATGGAAACCCACGTCGAAACCTACAAAGGTCTGCGCCGTTTGCCACGCCTCTTCCGCGAAGTTGCCGATCTCAAGAAAGCTGTTTCCAAGCTCACCGGGAGTGAGTAA